The Brasilonema sennae CENA114 genome includes a region encoding these proteins:
- a CDS encoding 3-dehydroquinate synthase, with the protein MVIDIKQKATLNLQPIRQSFSVTFQYKVHFTNNVFDLKNSLLAQVIAADGEVGPKKVLAVVDSGLLESRRTLLKQIAAYCDRHPDRLKLVADPIIITAGEAAKNDPNELSKIHQIIDEVGLCRHSYILGIGGGAVLDLVGYAAATAHRGIRLIRIPTTVLAQNDSAVGVKNGINAFGKKNFLGTFAPPYAVLNDFSFLTSLNDRDWRSGIAEAVKVALIKDADFFEYISTHADALICRDMNSMQQLIYRCAQLHMDHIANNGDPFEVGSSRPLDFGHWAAHKLEQLTNHRLRHGEAVAIGIALDSTYSYLIGLLSRLEWQRILNTLLSLNFVLYVPELSEKITELEHPRCLFRGLSEFREHLGGELTLTLLQGLGKGIEVHQVDISLFRQATWLLGEFYNSSLPASGWECVM; encoded by the coding sequence ATGGTAATTGACATCAAGCAAAAGGCTACACTTAATTTGCAACCCATCCGGCAAAGTTTCTCAGTCACCTTCCAGTACAAGGTGCACTTCACCAATAATGTGTTTGATCTGAAAAATTCCCTGCTGGCACAAGTGATTGCTGCCGATGGGGAAGTAGGACCAAAAAAAGTCTTAGCAGTTGTAGATTCAGGATTGTTGGAGTCTCGACGGACGCTACTCAAGCAAATTGCTGCTTATTGCGATCGCCATCCAGATAGACTTAAACTTGTTGCCGATCCCATCATCATCACAGCAGGAGAAGCAGCCAAAAACGATCCAAATGAACTCTCAAAAATTCACCAAATAATAGATGAAGTGGGGCTTTGCCGCCACTCCTACATATTAGGAATTGGTGGTGGTGCTGTATTAGACTTAGTTGGATATGCAGCAGCAACAGCACATCGAGGAATTCGTCTGATTCGTATTCCGACAACAGTGTTGGCACAAAATGATTCTGCTGTAGGAGTCAAGAACGGAATTAACGCCTTTGGCAAAAAGAATTTTCTTGGCACTTTCGCCCCACCCTATGCAGTTTTAAATGATTTTAGCTTCTTAACTTCCCTAAATGACCGTGACTGGCGTTCTGGAATCGCAGAAGCAGTAAAAGTCGCGCTGATCAAGGATGCTGACTTCTTTGAGTACATCAGTACCCACGCTGACGCGCTCATCTGTCGAGACATGAACTCCATGCAACAACTCATCTACCGTTGTGCTCAATTGCATATGGATCATATTGCTAACAATGGTGATCCCTTTGAAGTGGGTTCATCTCGTCCATTGGATTTTGGTCATTGGGCAGCACATAAACTTGAGCAGCTGACAAACCATAGATTACGTCATGGGGAAGCAGTGGCGATCGGCATTGCTTTAGACAGTACTTATTCTTACCTGATAGGGCTGCTGTCTCGGTTAGAGTGGCAGCGGATATTAAATACTTTGTTGTCATTAAACTTTGTATTGTACGTACCAGAACTGTCTGAAAAAATAACAGAACTGGAACATCCGCGTTGCTTATTCCGGGGGTTGAGTGAGTTTCGCGAACACCTGGGCGGTGAATTAACCCTCACGCTATTGCAAGGTCTTGGTAAGGGTATAGAGGTTCACCAGGTAGATATTTCTCTATTTCGGCAAGCAACTTGGTTGTTGGGTGAGTTTTACAATTCTTCCTTACCAGCCTCAGGTTGGGAATGTGTGATGTAA
- the eboE gene encoding metabolite traffic protein EboE, which translates to MKIETNHNFHLTYCTNIHPGEEWSKVFANLKQYIPALKAQLAREKPYGIGLRLADVATRELLQGNALAEFQSWLTELDLYVFTLNGFPFGGFHWQVVKDQVYAPDWSKQERLEYTLRLVNILAQLLPADMEGSISTLPLSYKPWFKGNQLFLTSLTSSASLNLAQVVAQMARIRTETGKLLHIDLEPEPDGLIENAAEVVDYFQTHLLPIGGKYLTKHLGISLEAAEALILEHVRVCYDTCHFAVEYENPVSVFKQFQAAGIQVGKIQISAALQVNIPNDIEQRSLVKKRLLPFAESTYLHQVIARERTGRLRHYTDLEKALPDLENTTDREWRIHFHVPIFIHDYQHLQSTQDDISTVLDLLQINHACSHLEIETYTWEVLPTEMKLDLLASIQREYEWVLSKMLINNQPLELISY; encoded by the coding sequence ATGAAAATAGAAACAAATCACAACTTTCACCTAACCTACTGCACGAATATTCATCCTGGTGAAGAATGGAGCAAAGTCTTTGCCAACTTAAAGCAATACATTCCTGCACTCAAAGCACAGCTAGCCCGAGAAAAACCCTATGGTATTGGATTGCGTTTGGCGGATGTCGCAACCAGAGAACTGCTACAAGGAAACGCCTTAGCCGAGTTTCAGTCATGGTTAACGGAACTTGACTTATACGTGTTTACCTTAAATGGTTTTCCCTTCGGTGGATTTCATTGGCAGGTTGTTAAAGACCAAGTTTATGCACCAGACTGGTCTAAGCAGGAGCGATTGGAGTATACCCTACGACTGGTAAATATCCTGGCACAACTCTTGCCCGCCGATATGGAGGGTAGCATTTCTACACTACCGTTGTCATATAAGCCTTGGTTCAAGGGAAATCAACTTTTTCTGACATCCTTGACAAGCAGCGCCAGCCTCAACTTAGCACAGGTTGTGGCACAAATGGCACGCATCCGAACCGAAACAGGAAAACTCCTGCACATAGATTTGGAACCAGAACCAGATGGATTGATAGAAAATGCCGCCGAAGTCGTTGATTATTTCCAGACGCACTTGTTGCCTATTGGGGGAAAATATTTAACAAAGCATCTGGGGATTTCTTTAGAAGCAGCTGAAGCTCTCATACTAGAACACGTCCGTGTTTGTTATGATACGTGCCACTTTGCTGTGGAGTATGAAAACCCAGTTTCGGTTTTCAAGCAATTTCAAGCAGCAGGAATTCAAGTTGGTAAAATTCAAATCAGTGCTGCGTTGCAAGTGAACATACCCAACGATATAGAACAGCGCTCTTTAGTGAAAAAGCGGTTACTTCCTTTTGCTGAGTCTACGTACTTACATCAAGTAATAGCCCGCGAAAGGACAGGACGCTTACGTCATTATACAGATTTGGAAAAGGCTTTACCAGATTTAGAGAATACCACAGACCGTGAATGGCGGATTCACTTTCATGTCCCGATTTTTATCCACGATTACCAGCACCTCCAATCTACTCAAGACGACATTTCTACCGTGTTAGACTTGCTACAAATCAATCATGCCTGTAGCCACCTGGAAATTGAAACTTATACTTGGGAAGTGCTGCCGACTGAGATGAAACTAGATTTACTAGCATCAATTCAACGAGAGTATGAGTGGGTGTTATCCAAAATGTTAATCAATAACCAGCCTTTAGAGTTGATAAGCTATTAA
- a CDS encoding alkaline phosphatase family protein: protein MNKTVVLNVVGLSPSLLGEHTPSLSRWAASGKVSAIAPVLPAVTCAVQATYLTGKMPNEHGIVANGWYFRDECEVKFWRQSNKLVHSPKVWDIARSLDPSFTCANLFWWYNMYSSADYTVTPRPMYPADGRKIPDIYTQPHEWRTPLQAELGQFPLFNFWGPNTSIASTQWIANSAKWVEERCNPTLTLIYLPHLDYCLQKFGPEDNRVTKDLQEIDAVCGDLIQYYENRGAQVIVLSEYGITPVSQPVHLNRILRENGLLAVREELGRELLDPGSSKAFAVADHQIAHVYVNDPFYIPKVRSLLEDTQGVAQVLGEDEKPAYGLNHQRSGELVAIANSDAWFTYYYWLDDNRAPDFARTVDIHRKPGYDPVELFIDPDIKFPQFKIGLKLLKKQLGFRYLMDVIPLDATLVRGSHGCVTAPAANRPLFMTRKTDLLESESIAARDVCQLILRHLQ, encoded by the coding sequence ATGAATAAAACTGTTGTTCTCAACGTCGTAGGATTGTCACCTAGCCTGTTAGGGGAACATACACCGTCGCTGTCACGTTGGGCGGCTTCTGGGAAAGTCAGTGCGATCGCCCCCGTGTTACCTGCTGTCACCTGCGCAGTTCAAGCAACTTATCTCACAGGCAAAATGCCGAATGAACATGGCATTGTTGCTAATGGATGGTACTTTCGCGATGAGTGTGAAGTAAAATTTTGGCGACAGTCTAACAAACTTGTTCACAGTCCTAAAGTGTGGGACATAGCACGCTCGTTAGACCCATCTTTTACCTGCGCCAATTTGTTTTGGTGGTACAACATGTACTCATCGGCGGACTACACAGTGACTCCCCGACCAATGTATCCGGCTGATGGGAGAAAAATTCCCGATATTTATACACAGCCTCATGAATGGAGAACGCCCCTCCAAGCTGAACTAGGTCAGTTTCCTCTGTTCAATTTCTGGGGTCCCAACACATCCATTGCTTCTACTCAGTGGATCGCTAACAGCGCCAAGTGGGTAGAAGAACGCTGCAACCCCACGCTGACTCTAATTTACCTGCCTCATCTGGATTATTGCTTACAAAAGTTTGGTCCTGAGGACAACCGAGTTACTAAGGATTTACAAGAAATTGATGCTGTTTGCGGCGATTTGATTCAGTACTACGAAAATCGAGGTGCTCAAGTCATTGTTTTGTCAGAATATGGCATTACACCCGTATCCCAACCCGTCCACCTCAATCGGATACTCCGGGAAAATGGTTTGCTAGCCGTGCGTGAGGAATTGGGGCGAGAACTGCTTGACCCCGGATCAAGTAAGGCTTTTGCCGTAGCAGACCATCAAATTGCTCATGTTTATGTGAATGACCCGTTTTATATTCCTAAAGTGCGATCGCTCTTAGAAGACACCCAGGGTGTTGCTCAAGTTTTAGGCGAAGACGAAAAGCCAGCTTACGGTCTGAATCATCAAAGGTCAGGAGAATTAGTGGCGATCGCAAACTCAGATGCTTGGTTTACATATTACTACTGGCTTGATGACAATCGTGCCCCTGATTTTGCCAGAACAGTTGATATTCATCGTAAGCCTGGTTATGATCCTGTGGAATTATTCATTGATCCTGATATTAAATTTCCCCAGTTCAAAATTGGTTTAAAACTGCTGAAAAAACAGCTTGGTTTTCGCTACTTAATGGATGTTATTCCCTTAGATGCTACTCTAGTGCGTGGCTCTCATGGTTGTGTCACTGCTCCTGCTGCCAATAGACCATTATTTATGACTCGCAAAACTGACTTACTTGAGTCTGAATCAATAGCAGCCAGAGATGTTTGTCAATTAATTCTTAGACACCTTCAATAA
- a CDS encoding anthranilate synthase, with amino-acid sequence MIVDSHSYTTVGGINIFRSISEVQTDTTLDEILFHLDSQRGGLLKSSYEYPGRYKRWAIGFVNPPLEVTTRENTFTIRALNNRGKVLLPVIFTRLSAHSQLQEVELENDDIKGFVKPAVQLFVEEERSKQPSAFTLIRDILHAFSSDEDEHLGLYGAFGYDLVFQFEPIPRRLERPTDQRDLVLYLPDELLIVDYYSQRSYRIQYDFETAHGSTKNLPRTGDSVDYKGERHVPVLASDHKSGEYANQVEVALDYFRRGDLFEVVPSQSFFESCEEPPSKLFQTLQQINPSPYGFIFNLGGEYLIGASPEMFVRVEGRRVETCPISGTITRGQDALDDAEQIRQLLNSGKEEAELTMCTDVDRNDKSRICEPGSVQVIGRRQIELYSHLIHTVDHVEGLLRPEFDALDAFLSHTWAVTVTGAPKRSAIQFIENHERSARRWYGGAVGYLNFNGDFNTGLILRTIRLKDSIAEVRVGATILYDSLPSAEEQETMTKAAALFETIRRAKQEKKSEESQLTKLSACIQDVEPSKRILLIDYEDSFVHTLANYIRQTGATVTTLRHGFSESLFDTERPDLVVLSPGPGRPNDFRVPETVQACLRRQIPLFGVCLGLQGIVESFGGELGVLNYPQHGKSSRIFVNDSNSVLFKGLPESFSVGRYHSLFALPEKLPAQLKVTAISNDHVIMAIEHQTLLIAAVQFHPESIMTLAGELGLAIIQNVVRAYTQTQESIVIG; translated from the coding sequence ATGATTGTTGATTCTCACTCCTATACAACTGTTGGCGGTATAAATATATTTCGCTCAATCAGTGAAGTACAAACGGACACAACTCTGGACGAAATTTTGTTTCACCTGGACTCTCAGCGTGGAGGTTTACTCAAAAGTAGCTACGAGTATCCTGGGAGATATAAAAGGTGGGCGATTGGATTTGTCAATCCACCACTGGAGGTGACAACACGTGAGAACACTTTCACGATCAGAGCGCTCAACAATAGAGGCAAAGTGCTTCTACCAGTTATTTTTACGCGATTGTCGGCGCATTCTCAACTTCAAGAGGTTGAATTAGAGAATGATGACATTAAGGGTTTTGTCAAGCCAGCGGTGCAACTCTTTGTAGAAGAAGAGCGCAGTAAACAACCTTCTGCATTTACACTTATCCGCGATATCCTCCATGCTTTCTCTAGTGATGAAGACGAGCATCTAGGACTGTATGGAGCATTTGGATATGACTTGGTATTCCAGTTTGAACCCATTCCCAGGCGTTTAGAGCGTCCCACAGATCAACGGGATTTAGTACTGTATTTACCAGATGAACTACTCATTGTTGACTACTACTCGCAACGATCATACCGTATACAGTACGACTTTGAAACAGCGCATGGTAGTACCAAAAATCTTCCACGAACAGGTGACTCGGTTGATTATAAAGGAGAGCGCCATGTTCCCGTTCTAGCTTCTGACCATAAATCAGGAGAGTATGCAAATCAAGTAGAAGTCGCACTAGATTACTTTCGTCGGGGAGACTTATTTGAAGTTGTTCCCAGTCAAAGCTTTTTTGAATCCTGTGAAGAACCACCGAGCAAACTATTCCAAACACTACAGCAAATCAATCCCAGTCCCTATGGGTTTATATTTAACTTAGGTGGAGAGTATCTGATCGGCGCATCTCCAGAAATGTTTGTGCGAGTCGAAGGTAGGCGTGTAGAGACTTGCCCAATCAGTGGGACAATTACCCGAGGACAAGATGCTCTAGATGATGCTGAGCAGATTCGTCAACTCCTCAACTCTGGTAAGGAAGAAGCCGAACTGACCATGTGTACAGACGTGGATCGTAATGACAAATCACGGATTTGCGAACCAGGCTCGGTACAAGTGATTGGTCGTCGTCAAATAGAATTGTATAGCCACTTGATTCACACAGTGGATCATGTGGAGGGATTATTAAGACCAGAATTTGATGCTTTGGATGCCTTTTTGAGCCATACTTGGGCAGTCACAGTCACAGGCGCACCCAAACGCTCAGCAATCCAGTTTATCGAAAACCATGAGCGTAGTGCTCGACGTTGGTATGGTGGAGCTGTTGGTTACTTAAACTTCAACGGCGATTTTAACACCGGATTGATTTTGCGGACAATTCGGTTAAAAGACTCAATCGCCGAGGTGAGAGTTGGCGCTACAATTCTTTATGACTCCTTGCCATCAGCAGAAGAACAAGAAACAATGACTAAAGCTGCGGCTTTATTTGAGACAATTCGTCGCGCGAAGCAGGAGAAAAAATCAGAAGAATCTCAGCTAACAAAATTGAGCGCCTGCATCCAAGATGTTGAACCTAGTAAGCGCATCTTACTCATCGACTACGAAGATTCATTTGTTCACACACTCGCAAATTACATCCGCCAAACCGGTGCTACAGTCACAACACTACGTCATGGCTTCTCAGAATCGCTGTTTGACACAGAACGTCCAGACTTAGTTGTTCTATCTCCTGGTCCTGGTAGACCGAATGATTTTCGTGTTCCAGAAACTGTCCAGGCTTGCTTACGTCGGCAAATTCCACTTTTTGGAGTCTGTCTAGGACTGCAAGGGATTGTTGAATCGTTTGGTGGAGAACTGGGAGTTCTCAACTATCCTCAACATGGCAAGTCTTCACGGATTTTTGTCAACGATTCAAATTCTGTCCTGTTCAAGGGTTTGCCAGAATCATTTTCTGTAGGTAGATACCATTCCTTGTTTGCCTTACCGGAAAAATTGCCAGCACAACTGAAGGTAACAGCCATTTCTAATGACCATGTGATCATGGCAATTGAGCATCAAACACTTCTTATAGCAGCTGTGCAATTTCATCCAGAATCCATTATGACTCTGGCAGGAGAACTTGGTCTGGCAATCATTCAAAACGTAGTGCGTGCATACACCCAAACTCAAGAGTCAATAGTCATTGGTTAA
- the trpC gene encoding indole-3-glycerol phosphate synthase TrpC yields the protein MSNSVATANVRPRHILEEIVWYKKQEVAQMRQELPVATLQQQLNAAPSVRDFLTALKQNPHQPSLIAEVKKASPSRGVLRADFDPVAIAQAYEQGGAACLSVLTDSKFFQGSFDNLRNIRQQVALPLLCKEFIIDIYQIYYARLAGADAVLLIAAILSDEALQDFLRVIHDLGMKALVEVHTLAELDRVLKLDDLRLVGINNRNLEDFTVDIRLTQQLVEERRSKLQSFGITIVSESGLYTPADLSFVAQAGVRAVLVGESLVKQADLQQAVRSLLNS from the coding sequence ATGAGTAACTCAGTCGCTACTGCTAATGTCCGTCCACGCCACATTCTCGAAGAGATTGTGTGGTACAAAAAGCAAGAGGTCGCACAAATGCGGCAAGAACTGCCAGTAGCGACTTTGCAACAGCAGTTAAATGCTGCTCCGAGTGTACGAGATTTCCTAACGGCTTTAAAGCAAAATCCCCATCAACCAAGCCTGATTGCAGAGGTTAAGAAAGCTTCGCCGAGTCGTGGAGTTCTCCGGGCTGACTTTGATCCAGTGGCGATCGCCCAAGCTTATGAGCAAGGTGGTGCAGCTTGTCTATCTGTTTTGACTGACTCTAAGTTCTTTCAAGGCAGTTTTGATAACCTGCGTAATATCAGACAGCAAGTTGCACTCCCACTACTGTGTAAAGAGTTTATCATCGATATCTACCAAATCTATTATGCACGCCTTGCAGGCGCAGACGCTGTACTGCTGATTGCTGCCATCCTTAGCGATGAAGCACTTCAAGACTTTTTGCGCGTGATTCACGATTTGGGAATGAAAGCTTTGGTAGAAGTTCATACCTTAGCTGAACTGGATCGAGTGCTAAAACTTGACGATCTGCGCTTAGTGGGGATCAATAATCGCAATCTAGAAGATTTTACAGTGGATATCAGACTCACTCAGCAACTTGTAGAAGAGCGACGCTCAAAATTGCAAAGCTTTGGTATTACCATAGTCAGTGAGTCTGGTTTATATACTCCTGCTGATTTATCATTTGTCGCCCAAGCGGGTGTTCGTGCCGTTTTGGTAGGAGAGTCGTTAGTCAAACAAGCTGATCTACAGCAGGCTGTGCGTAGTCTGCTAAACTCCTAG
- a CDS encoding zinc-dependent alcohol dehydrogenase family protein translates to MKAMVITGFGGPEVFAQREVDKPIPGKNEVLVKVYATSVNPADCGVRQGLFGSKIKLPAILGYDVSGVVEAIGENVRDFQVGDEVYYAIGLIDGQGANTEYHVTNESILTKKPANLSHTEAASVPVAGGTAWAALFDRASLKVGETILIHGGAGGVGCFAIQIAKAAGAYVYTTCGSYDFDLVKSIGADRVIDYRNENFIDIILKETGGEGVDVTFSTVPGEVLAQSLTVTKVEGRAVTVTGVQGDLNPAIFKNITVHFVHLENARPKLEALRKLIERGQIKPVVGMTFPLSQIAQAHQKLEEGGEGVRGKIVVQVADS, encoded by the coding sequence ATGAAAGCTATGGTGATAACAGGCTTCGGAGGTCCAGAAGTTTTTGCTCAGCGCGAGGTGGATAAACCGATACCAGGTAAAAACGAAGTTTTGGTCAAGGTTTATGCAACATCAGTTAATCCTGCTGATTGTGGAGTACGCCAAGGACTCTTTGGATCAAAAATAAAACTACCTGCAATTCTCGGCTACGACGTTTCAGGAGTCGTTGAGGCGATTGGAGAAAACGTCAGAGATTTTCAGGTCGGTGACGAAGTCTATTACGCCATAGGACTTATAGATGGTCAGGGTGCAAATACTGAATATCATGTCACTAATGAGTCGATTCTTACCAAAAAACCCGCCAATTTATCGCATACAGAAGCGGCTAGTGTCCCGGTGGCGGGCGGTACAGCATGGGCTGCTTTGTTCGATAGAGCAAGTCTTAAAGTAGGCGAAACCATATTGATTCATGGTGGTGCAGGGGGTGTAGGCTGCTTCGCTATCCAAATTGCCAAAGCAGCAGGTGCTTATGTTTACACAACCTGCGGCAGTTATGATTTTGATTTGGTGAAGTCTATCGGTGCAGATAGAGTTATTGACTACCGCAATGAAAACTTTATCGACATTATCTTGAAAGAAACGGGTGGTGAAGGAGTTGATGTGACTTTTTCTACCGTACCAGGCGAAGTTTTAGCCCAAAGCCTAACAGTAACGAAAGTTGAGGGTCGCGCTGTGACAGTCACAGGCGTACAGGGTGACCTTAACCCAGCTATTTTCAAAAATATTACAGTTCACTTTGTACACTTAGAAAATGCCCGCCCTAAACTCGAAGCTTTGAGAAAGCTCATTGAACGGGGTCAAATCAAACCTGTGGTTGGAATGACGTTTCCTCTAAGTCAAATTGCCCAAGCTCATCAAAAACTTGAGGAAGGGGGCGAAGGTGTACGCGGTAAGATTGTTGTGCAAGTTGCTGACTCGTAG
- the trpA gene encoding tryptophan synthase subunit alpha — MSSISQRFQSLRDRNQRALIPFITAGDPDLQTTKEALRILDSNGADFIELGVPYSDPLADGPVIQAAATRALHKGTKLEHVLEIVADVSPNLQAPIILFTYYNPILNRGVESFLGQLAKVGVRGLVVPDLPLEEAEYLINTGAEFGIEVILLVAPTSSQERIEAIAKQSQGFIYLVSVTGVTGVRSQLQDRVKTLLSQMRSITDKPIGVGFGISGPEQARQVSDWGADGVIVGSAFVQRLANGSPTEGLQAVEQLCQELKAAIAQPSLQRVGSIQ; from the coding sequence ATGAGTTCCATTTCCCAACGTTTTCAATCTTTAAGAGACCGCAATCAGCGCGCTTTAATTCCCTTCATAACAGCTGGAGATCCTGACTTACAAACCACAAAAGAAGCTTTACGCATCTTAGACAGCAATGGTGCTGACTTTATTGAACTCGGTGTTCCTTACTCTGATCCACTAGCAGATGGTCCTGTGATCCAAGCGGCTGCTACTCGTGCGTTGCACAAGGGAACTAAGTTAGAGCATGTGTTAGAGATTGTTGCCGATGTGAGTCCAAACTTGCAAGCACCGATCATTTTATTCACTTACTACAACCCGATTCTCAATCGGGGTGTTGAGTCGTTTCTGGGGCAACTCGCCAAGGTTGGAGTACGGGGATTAGTCGTACCAGACTTGCCTTTAGAAGAAGCAGAATATCTAATTAACACAGGCGCAGAATTTGGCATAGAAGTGATTTTACTTGTCGCTCCTACCAGTTCTCAAGAGCGGATTGAGGCGATCGCCAAGCAATCCCAAGGATTTATCTACCTTGTGAGTGTGACTGGTGTGACTGGTGTTCGCTCCCAACTACAAGATCGCGTCAAAACCTTACTAAGCCAGATGCGAAGCATAACTGATAAACCGATTGGTGTTGGCTTTGGCATCTCTGGACCAGAACAGGCGCGTCAGGTAAGTGATTGGGGTGCAGATGGCGTCATTGTTGGTAGTGCCTTTGTTCAAAGATTAGCAAATGGTAGTCCCACAGAAGGACTGCAAGCTGTTGAACAACTTTGTCAAGAATTGAAAGCCGCAATTGCCCAACCGTCTCTTCAAAGAGTTGGTTCAATACAATAA
- the trpB gene encoding tryptophan synthase subunit beta produces the protein MVSISDINNKVELATARPDSLGRFGKFGGKYVPETLMPALSELETAYEQYCNEPSFQAELQNLLKDYVGRSTPLYFAERLTTHYAHSDGTGPQIYLKREDLNHTGAHKINNALGQVLLAKRMGKQRIIAETGAGQHGVATATVCARFGLQCVIYMGVQDMQRQALNVFRMKLMGAEVRPVEAGTGTLKDATSEAIRDWVTNVETTHYILGSVAGPHPYPMIVRDFHAVIGKETRAQSQEKWGGIPDILLACVGGGSNAIGLFHEFVDEPSVRLIGVEAAGEGVDTQKHAATLTLGRIGVLHGAMSYVLQDDDGQVIEAHSISAGLDYPGVGPEHSYLKELGRAEYYSVSDSEALEALQLLSQLEGIIPALETAHAIAYLAKLCPQLDGSPRIVINCSGRGDKDVQTVAKILNS, from the coding sequence GTGGTTAGCATCTCAGATATCAATAATAAAGTTGAATTGGCGACTGCAAGACCCGACTCCTTGGGGAGATTCGGAAAGTTCGGCGGTAAGTATGTTCCTGAAACCTTAATGCCCGCATTAAGTGAATTGGAAACAGCATATGAGCAATACTGCAACGAGCCAAGCTTCCAAGCAGAGTTACAAAATTTACTCAAAGACTATGTGGGACGCTCCACTCCCTTATATTTTGCCGAGCGTCTCACTACACACTACGCTCACAGTGATGGCACAGGACCACAAATCTATCTCAAGCGGGAAGATTTAAATCATACAGGCGCTCACAAAATTAATAACGCTTTAGGTCAGGTGTTGCTGGCAAAGCGCATGGGTAAGCAGCGCATTATCGCTGAAACCGGAGCTGGTCAACATGGGGTAGCAACTGCGACCGTGTGCGCTCGCTTTGGTCTACAATGCGTGATTTACATGGGCGTCCAGGATATGCAACGCCAAGCCCTGAATGTGTTTCGGATGAAACTGATGGGGGCTGAAGTCCGTCCAGTGGAGGCGGGTACTGGAACACTCAAAGATGCAACCTCCGAGGCGATTCGGGACTGGGTGACAAACGTGGAAACGACTCACTACATCCTCGGTTCTGTTGCCGGTCCCCATCCGTACCCGATGATAGTACGCGACTTCCATGCTGTGATTGGCAAAGAAACTCGCGCTCAGTCTCAAGAAAAATGGGGAGGAATACCTGATATTCTCTTGGCTTGTGTTGGCGGTGGTTCCAACGCGATTGGGCTGTTCCATGAGTTTGTCGATGAGCCATCTGTACGCCTGATTGGAGTTGAAGCAGCGGGTGAAGGTGTTGACACCCAGAAGCACGCAGCAACTTTAACACTGGGACGAATCGGCGTGTTGCACGGCGCTATGAGCTATGTACTGCAAGATGATGATGGTCAGGTTATCGAAGCACATTCGATTAGTGCTGGTTTGGACTATCCAGGCGTTGGTCCTGAGCATAGCTATCTCAAGGAACTTGGTCGCGCGGAGTACTACAGCGTCAGCGATTCTGAAGCTTTGGAGGCGTTGCAGCTTTTGTCTCAACTAGAAGGGATTATTCCAGCTTTGGAAACCGCTCATGCGATCGCCTATTTAGCAAAGCTGTGTCCTCAGTTAGATGGTAGTCCTCGGATTGTCATAAACTGCTCAGGTAGAGGCGACAAGGATGTGCAAACTGTTGCTAAAATCCTGAATTCTTAG